The bacterium nucleotide sequence GAGGCATCATACATTGTTTGTGCTGTATTCTTTGCTGTAATCGCGGCCGTGATTGCGGCAGGACACGCAGGAAGTACTCCTGCTGGTGGAGGTGAAAAAGACAAACCCGTGATCGGCAACGGATGCGGTGATGCAATAGGAGGAGGATTTGGACATGCTTTGGTTGGCAGACCCCAAATACCGCAGACTTTGCATACTTTTGTTTTATACGTCGTGGTGGACATAAATGTGTTCAGGGAGGCCGCCTTAGCGTCCGATATATCTGTAGAAGCATTCGTGTAACACTGCTTAAATCCTTCTCCCAGTTCACTCTCCATGTTTGATTGAAAATATGAAGTACAATTTTCTGTTGAGGTTATCGGTCCCGGCATTGGTCCAGGAACCGCTGGGTTTGCATAGCAAGATGTAATTTTATTTTGCATGACACTAACCGCAATATTAACAGCGTCAACCAAAGCATAATGTCTATCATTTATTAAACCTGAAATAATCCCAGAAATACTTACTCCGAATTCATTTTTAATTTTATTTATCTGATCTACAGTTAAACTTGGGTTAGTTATTGATGCTAAATATGTTCCCTTTTTTATACAACCTACCGAGTCAGGAGCCGTGAAATATACCGATGCGCTTGTTGTATTAGTAGAACCGCACAACCGCGCTTTACCGTTTGGATCAATTCCGCACGTGTATTCTTTTGTGTTACAATTGTACTCCGTCTTCGTGTTTACCACGTAATCCGGACTGGAGGGATTTGGGTAAACAACGATATTATTTCCAGCAGAAAAAGTTTCCTTGCAAAAATCCCACAATATATTGTTTCCATTCTCATACCCATCAATTTCTAAAATTTCCAGATTTCTATCCTGAAGAATACTGGTAGCAAATTTAAACGTTCCCTTTGGTAAGTACGGACTTCCACTTACAGATGAGCACGTTGCTGTCGACGCCGCTTCCGCGCTATCTCCAAATAGGTTAGGTAGTGAGATTTTATTTATTGGCAATAATTGAGAAAGAGGCGCATACGGAGTGCGCGTGCTTCCTGCCGGTGTTGGCGTTGTTGTAAAAGGATAAAACGGACTTGGTGAGCTACCGTAAGGAGTTGGCGTGGGGCTGACTGACGGTGAAGGACAAACCGATGTACACTGCGTATTTTGAAACGCAACACTTATATCGGGCGCTGAACCTGCAGAAGGAGAAGCACTAGGCGAAGAAGAAGGTTTAACCGAGGCGGAAGGAGACGGTTGAATAACTGTTGTTTTCGTGAGGGACGAATAACTCTGAACAATCAACCCGAGAGCCAGGACAAAGACGACAACAACACCGCCGATAAACCATTTATTGGGCATCGTTTGTTTATTCACGCTTCCTTTTAACAAGTTTTCACCTACTTTTGAACTATTTACTTCTTCTTGTTCGTCTTCAATTTCCAGCATATTTCAGGGTTAGTAATTAATGATCCCCTATTTATTTAAAGTATATCACTTAATCAATTAAATGTATTAAAGCAAAAGAAAAAACCACCCGTGGGGTGGTTTACATGTCTGTTTACATGTCGATCCTTGAGTCCAAAGGTTCCTGGTTGCATCAATGAAGAGGCATAGGTGACACAAAGAGGACTCAAGGATGAAAGAATGAACGTAACAGATTGAAATCTAACGACGAACGGCTTCGGCGAGGAAGATGATGGCGAGCCAAAAGACGCTCACAGTCACCAATCCTTGTACAACTTTCGTCGTGAGCTTCTTAATTTGTTTCTTCCCAAAACCAGTCATGTTTGCGCCCACGTTGATGGCAATTAAACAGAGGGCAACAGGAAGAACGAAACGAAGAAGCGGTTCCAAAGCTTGCGGGTCCATGGTTTTTTCTCCAGAGGACTATTTTGGAGTTCTCAAGCACCGTGCAAGAGACACCAAAATCCGCAAGCTTAGAATTTTTTCAGCCTGTCGAATGAACAATTACTACCTATATCTTATGCTAAATAGCCATTTCTGTCAAACTTGCCATCAAGCACCCCTCACTTCTTTTTTTTATTCACGAAATATGGGTCGGACTGCTTAGCGGTCCGACCCGCACTGGACGACGAGACAACGCGACACTACGGCCAATGAGGGTTCGACCTTTCACAAAGTCGAACCCTGCGACGCTACGACCAATCAAGAGGTCGGACCTTTCACAAAGTCCGACCTTACTACCACTCCTTCTTTATCTTCAACCAATAACTAACCCAATTAACAATCAGAATCAGAAGCGGTGAAACGACCAACAAAACAACTACTTGCTGCCACGAAAATCGGTACATAACAAAACCAAAGATCAGACCACCCAGCACCATATCCAACTGATCCCACGGCAACCATCTATGACCAGAAGGAATTTTTAAGCGTCTCTTAAAATAACTTTTTACCAAATCCCCCGTCAGCGCTCCAGCCCCCAAAACCAAACCCCAAAGTAAAAAGTTCTCATAACTGTACGGAAACTCAATAAATAATTTTCCGGCGCCGTTTCTCCGCACCAACAACTGCAAAAAAGCCGTACCAATGCTTGCCAAAATCCCCGTCACAAACCCACGGTAGGTTTTATTGACCCCAAAAAGCGGATGCATTGTGTCTTTATTACTGCCGTCGATGGAGATATTCAACCTTGGAAAAATATTTACTCTCGTTGCCACCACCGGCGCCATGTTGGCGACATAAGCAGGAAGGAACAAATATAAGGTGGAAATCAGCAAATCGAACATATTGCAAGCTTATCACAAGAAAGGCGCAATTGTTGAATAAATTTTCAATTATCAATGACCAATTATCAATTAATTTTCCAGCCTTCGCTAAAGCTTCGGCCGGCAGGCAATTCTTAAATTATCAATTTCGCGATGACGTGGTAATTGATCATTCAAACATTGATAATTAATTGAAAATTGGGAATTGAACATTGATAATTTAAGTTTGTTAAAACAAAATGAGTCTTCTATGAACCACCTTTTCCCCTTATACTCACAATATCCAATGAAAAAACAGCTCATTCCCGGCGCGGAGCCATTCTACCTAAAAACCGACGGTAAAGTGGCTTGTCTTTTGGTACACGGTTTCACCAGCACGGCTTACGATGTTCGCGCCTGTGGAGAATATTTAACGGCACACGGTATCGCTACTAAAGGAGTGCTGGTGGCCGGTCACGGCACTTCTCCGAGAGACCTGGCGAAAACAAATCTCGATGATTGGCTTAATTCCATCCGAACCGCCTATCAAGAATTGAAAAAAGACTACCCCATTGTTTATGTCCTTGGCATTTCGCTCGGTGGAAATTTTCTCGCAACATTGGCGCAAGAGTTAAACTTTGCCGGAATTATTTTTATTGGCGTGCCACTTAAATTTAAACACGAAAAATCCTACAAAGCCCTCTACTACGCCTACCGAGCGCTTGGTATCAATTACCAGCGCAAGTGGTACCAAAAATCACTCGACCCACAAATCCGCAAAGTTCGTCCCAACTACAAAAGCATCCCCCTGATTTCGGCACCCGATGTTTTAAAAGTAATCGAAATGTCTCGCACGGCATTGCCCGGCATCAACTGCCCCGTTCTTGCGGTACAATCTACAACCGATCATGCCGTGGATGATGAAACAATCTCCACCCTCCAAAACAGTATCAACACCAAAGATTTTCAGGTAATGTGGGTGGAAAATCGCTATCATGTTGTTCTTATCGATCACGGCAAAGAAGAAGTTTTTGAACGAATCAACAAATTCATCTCTGAACATCAAGCAAAACAATGAAAATTTTAATGCTCTCCAACCATTACCTTCCGCATATGAGTGGCGTGGCCACTTCCATTACCCGCACGATTCGCAATTTGGAAAAATTGGGCCATGAAGTAAAATTAATTGTTCCTGCTTTTCCCGAGTTCACCGAAACAAATCCTAAAATTTATCGTGTACCGTCATATCCGTTTCGCCCCCCACTTATTCCTCTCCCCTATCCGGGAAAGAGTTTTATCGCCAAAGTAGTCACCGATTTTAAACCAGACATCATTCACACCCACCAGCCTTTCATGCTCGGAAAAACAGGACTCAAGGTGGCACTTAAAAACCATATTCCTTTCGTTTTCACGCACCACGCGATGTATGAACAATATGTTCATTACGCACCATTCCTCCCGAATAGTTTGCTACAAAAAATTATCGTCAGGCGCGTCATGCGATTTGCCAATAAAGTTTCGGCGGTCGTTGCACCCTCTGAATCGGTGGCAAAAATACTGCATGAAAGAAAAATTAAAACGCCGGTTTTTATCATCCCCACGGGCATAAATCCGGAATTTTTTGTTCGTGGGCCGGAAACAAGAAACGCTACTCGTAAAAAGTGGGGTGTGAAAAAAACCGAGACCGTTATTATTTCTTTTGCCAGGCTAGCCGCCGAAAAGAATTTTGAATTACTTCTCAAAGCCTTTGCCCTACTACAAGAAAAAACAAAAAAACCACTTCGCCTAATTTTGGGCGGTGATGGACCCGCCACCAACAGCTTAAAAAAGTTGGCTGAAAAATTGGACTTAGGTAAAAAAATAATTTTTACCGGCAGTTTTCCCTACACAGATGTTCCCGACTTTCTCATTGGCGCGGACATCTTTGCCTACCCATCTTTAAGTGAAACTCAAGGACTTGTAACGCTCGAAGCCTTAGCGACCGGCCTTCCGACCGTTGTCGTGGACGCCCCGGGCAACCGCGATATCGTAAAAGACGGCATCAGCGGACTAATCACTAATCCCACCGTCAAAGATTTTACCTCAAAGATACTTTCTCTCATCACTTCCCCCAAACTTCGTACAGCATTAGCTGAACAATCAATCCCCCGCGCCACAGATTTTTCAGAAGAAAAAATGGCCGAGAAGATGGTGAACTTATATAAATCTTTATTGCGTTAAAGCATTAGGATCCGACGTAAGCACTCACGGGTTGAGGAAATAACCGTAGTGGCCACATTGAAGGTGGCCATTCATGGCTTCCTTCAATGTGGTTTAGGTTCGCGTAACGTCGTTTCGATACTACTAACCTACACCACTTCCGATGAAGTGCCTCGGCACCACATCGGAAGTGGGCGTGACTATTCAAATTTTTCCTTGACCTGTGAGTGGTTACGGTCCGACCTCTTAGAGGTCGGACCGTAATAAAATATTTGTATAAAAAAAGTGCGAAGCAATTGCTTCGCACCGCGACATTTAACGACCGGACCGACACGGCCTACTTTTTAGTCTTGGCCGGTTTACCGTTCTTCCTCCCATTCCCGTTCGTTGGCTCCAGAAGCCCTCTGAACACCTTCGTTCTGCCCTCCTTCTCTGCGAGAGCACAGGTGGAACAGAGGACAGTTTCCATACGCCCCATGGATTCCCCTTCCTCAAGCTTCCGCCAATCACCCCAGACACCATGGCGCGTCACCCGCGCCCTCCGACACCCGGTGCAAAATTCCCTTTGAACGTCCAAATCCCGTTCCAGAACAGCGATAGACATGCCACGAATCCCTTCTACTAGTGCCTTGAGGACAGATTGGAACGAACGAGACGAGTTTTCGCGAGTTTGACAAGCCGACCGCGAGGACCATCCGAGTAATCGATGTATTCCTCGACTTGGTAACCGTTGTGTCGCGCGCGCCTTTCTTTACGCCGTAACCGCTTTTGCGAACGGTGCGACTCAAGAGTGAAACCGCTTTCCAAATCTTCAACGCCGTCAATCACGGCCTTGCAGTCATCGCAGTGAACCACGAAAGCGTCATCTTGTTTATCCAACGACACCGAACCGTCCATGTTCTCATAAATGAAATATCGCCCACAACGCGTGCACTGTGTCCGACACAGATCCTTGGCTGTTCGTAGAACACGCACGTAACGATGTGGCGTGATGATGCGTAATGCCCCCTCCTCCGAAAGAATTTCCAGCAGTTGCTCGTAACTTTGCCCGCTTGCAGTTTCTTGTCTGCAAATCATGGTAACCTCGTGTTTGTCCTAGAAGCAAAAAATACGACGAACAACAACCCTCCGCTTAGATCGGCTCCTTTCCATTCCGAACTAGGTTTTTGAAAACAACAACCCCAAAGGCACCTCCCCCAAAGGCACCCCACAAAGACAAACTATAATAGTAACTGGCTAAAGTGTCAAAACTGGTTGACGGTAACTAAAATCCCAATGACCAAACCCCAAATCCCAACAAAACTCTAAAATTTTAAATGACCAAAACGTTTGTTTTTGGAATTTAGATAATTAGGATTTTGTTGGACATTGGGTTTTGGGGTTTGGAATTTTCATTCGAAGTGTGTCGTCACATTCAACTGCCCGATTCGTCGTTTAATCAAATCCGCCGTTTTTAATTCAGGGTCTCGTTCCAAAAGTCTTTCGGCGGCTTTCCGCACATTGAGCAAGAATGGCACGTCGGTAATATTTGCCACCTTCAGTTTCACGCCACCCGACTGACGCGTCCCATAAATCTCCCCCGCCCCTCGTCGCTTCAAATCCTCCTCCGCAATCTGCAACCCATTCGACAAAGTTTCCAAAGAAACCAAACGGCTTAAAATAGCGTCGTCTTCACTTTCGCTAACCAAATAACAAACCGCCTCTTGTCCCCTACGCCCAACCCGACCACGAAATTGGTGCAACTGTGCCAACCCAAAACGTTCCGCGCCTTCGATTAGAAGCGCTGTCGCATTGGGAATATCAACACCAACTTCTACCACCGACGAAGCAACCAGCAAATCTAATTTGCCATCCCGAAAATCCGCCAGAATTTGGCGCTTTTCATCAGACGGCAATTTCCCATGCATCATCCCCACCCGAAAATCCGGAAAAACGACGGACATTAATTTTTTATATTCCGTGATAACCGACTTGGTGTCATCTTCTTCGTCATCCACTTCTTCCACGCGCGGACAAATGACGAAAACTTGTTCCCCATTTTTCATTCGATCCGCCAGCAAGCGATATACTTCTTCACGCAGGTTAGGTGGTACCACTTCTGTTTTTACAACCTGTTGCCCTGGTCGACTATCAAGCTGGGTGACATCCACATCTCCATATGCCGTTAATTGCAATGTCCGCGGAATCGGTGTGGCTGTAAGTGAAAGAAAATGCGGTGTTGGTTGTCCCGCTTTTCCCTTTACCAATTCATCACGCTGATCAACACCAAAGCGATGCTGCTCATCCACCACAACCAAACCAAGCTTTTTAAAATTCAAATCAGCATGAAACAAGGCATGCGTGCCCACCAACAAATCAATCTCACCCGAAGCGACACCATCGGCAATGGCATTACGTTCACTCACCCTTAACGATCCCGTCAAAAGTGCTACCCGCAAACCCATCGGTGCAAAAAGTTTTGCCATGCTTTCCGCGTGTTGGGTTGCCAGAATTTCTGTCGGTGCCGCCAAGACAACCTGCGCGCCACTTTCTTTTGCGATAATCGCCGCCATCCCGGCCACCACCGTTTTACCGGAACCAACGTCCCCCGCCACCAAGCGATTCATCGGCACAGCCGAACCGATATCAGAAGCAATTTGTTTTATCGCCTCTAACTGGGAAGGTGTCAATTCAAACGGCAACTTTTTTTCCGCATCCTTAATTTTACTTTCAGACATCTTCAATTTTATTCCATCTTCTTGCAATCGTTCCTTCTTGCGCACCAATGAGGCCAACTGCAAAATAAACAATTCATCAAAAGCCAAACGCTTACGACTGGCCGTTAGTTCTTCAAACGAATCCGGAAAATGAATGCCTTTAATGGCGTCACTAAATACCAAAAGATTTTCCTC carries:
- a CDS encoding CDP-archaeol synthase codes for the protein MFDLLISTLYLFLPAYVANMAPVVATRVNIFPRLNISIDGSNKDTMHPLFGVNKTYRGFVTGILASIGTAFLQLLVRRNGAGKLFIEFPYSYENFLLWGLVLGAGALTGDLVKSYFKRRLKIPSGHRWLPWDQLDMVLGGLIFGFVMYRFSWQQVVVLLVVSPLLILIVNWVSYWLKIKKEW
- a CDS encoding alpha/beta fold hydrolase, whose product is MKKQLIPGAEPFYLKTDGKVACLLVHGFTSTAYDVRACGEYLTAHGIATKGVLVAGHGTSPRDLAKTNLDDWLNSIRTAYQELKKDYPIVYVLGISLGGNFLATLAQELNFAGIIFIGVPLKFKHEKSYKALYYAYRALGINYQRKWYQKSLDPQIRKVRPNYKSIPLISAPDVLKVIEMSRTALPGINCPVLAVQSTTDHAVDDETISTLQNSINTKDFQVMWVENRYHVVLIDHGKEEVFERINKFISEHQAKQ
- a CDS encoding glycosyltransferase, giving the protein MKILMLSNHYLPHMSGVATSITRTIRNLEKLGHEVKLIVPAFPEFTETNPKIYRVPSYPFRPPLIPLPYPGKSFIAKVVTDFKPDIIHTHQPFMLGKTGLKVALKNHIPFVFTHHAMYEQYVHYAPFLPNSLLQKIIVRRVMRFANKVSAVVAPSESVAKILHERKIKTPVFIIPTGINPEFFVRGPETRNATRKKWGVKKTETVIISFARLAAEKNFELLLKAFALLQEKTKKPLRLILGGDGPATNSLKKLAEKLDLGKKIIFTGSFPYTDVPDFLIGADIFAYPSLSETQGLVTLEALATGLPTVVVDAPGNRDIVKDGISGLITNPTVKDFTSKILSLITSPKLRTALAEQSIPRATDFSEEKMAEKMVNLYKSLLR
- the recG gene encoding ATP-dependent DNA helicase RecG, whose amino-acid sequence is MDLNTQVGNLPAVNDKVVAGLRRLGIKNLRQLLFYFPNRHEDRRVISNVRDVVIGTPCVLQGKIMKISGEATFRKRHGKAKQVLITKALFQDESGSIPLVWFHQRFIEKNFPKGTEVILVGTPSEGDTGVTIISPEAEKITTLHPPVHAARLTPIYSETENVSSRFLRYLVTRAMPLTPKLIDYLPETTREEENLLVFSDAIKGIHFPDSFEELTASRKRLAFDELFILQLASLVRKKERLQEDGIKLKMSESKIKDAEKKLPFELTPSQLEAIKQIASDIGSAVPMNRLVAGDVGSGKTVVAGMAAIIAKESGAQVVLAAPTEILATQHAESMAKLFAPMGLRVALLTGSLRVSERNAIADGVASGEIDLLVGTHALFHADLNFKKLGLVVVDEQHRFGVDQRDELVKGKAGQPTPHFLSLTATPIPRTLQLTAYGDVDVTQLDSRPGQQVVKTEVVPPNLREEVYRLLADRMKNGEQVFVICPRVEEVDDEEDDTKSVITEYKKLMSVVFPDFRVGMMHGKLPSDEKRQILADFRDGKLDLLVASSVVEVGVDIPNATALLIEGAERFGLAQLHQFRGRVGRRGQEAVCYLVSESEDDAILSRLVSLETLSNGLQIAEEDLKRRGAGEIYGTRQSGGVKLKVANITDVPFLLNVRKAAERLLERDPELKTADLIKRRIGQLNVTTHFE